From one Oncorhynchus masou masou isolate Uvic2021 unplaced genomic scaffold, UVic_Omas_1.1 unplaced_scaffold_1432, whole genome shotgun sequence genomic stretch:
- the srl gene encoding sarcalumenin, whose protein sequence is YPFNDVCQWFIDRADLIFVTFDPTKLDVGLELEMLFRQLKGRESQIRIILNKADNLATQDLMRVYGALFWSLAPLINVTEPPRVYVSSFWPFDYAPDTSRELFKREEISLLEDLNQVIENRMENKIAFIRQHAIRVRIHALLVDRYVQTFKDKMSYFSDPDLVFKEIVDDPDKFFIFKSILAKTNVSKFDLPNREAYQDFFGVNPIGSFKSLSAQCSYSGGCLLDKIEKAITSELPGLLSSINPGKAPPGLSSCEATGCGDKPKNRYRKN, encoded by the coding sequence gCTATCCCTTCAACGATGTGTGCCAGTGGTTCATCGATCGTGCCGACCTCATCTTCGTGACCTTTGACCCCACCAAGCTGGACGTgggcctggagctggagatgctCTTCCGCCAGCTGAAGGGCCGTGAGTCCCAGATCCGCATCATCCTCAACAAGGCAGACAACCTGGCCACCCAGGACTTGATGCGTGTCTACGGTGCCCTCTTCTGGTCGCTAGCACCCCTCATCAACGTCACAGAGCCCCCAAGGGTCTACGTCAGCTCTTTCTGGCCTTTCGACTACGCACCCGACACCAGTCGCGAGCTGTTTAAGCGCGAGGAGATCTCCCTCTTGGAAGACCTAAACCAGGTGATCGAGAACCGCATGGAGAACAAGATCGCCTTCATCCGCCAGCATGCCATCCGGGTGCGCATCCATGCACTTCTGGTGGACCGCTACGTTCAGACCTTCAAGGACAAGATGAGCTACTTCAGTGACCCGGACCTGGTGTTCAAGGAGATCGTGGACGACCCGGACAAGTTCTTCATCTTCAAGTCCATCCTGGCCAAGACCAATGTGAGCAAGTTCGACCTGCCCAACCGTGAAGCCTACCAGGACTTCTTTGGTGTGAATCCGATTGGCAGTTTCAAATCCCTGTCCGCCCAGTGCTCCTACTCAGGTGGCTGCCTGCTGGACAAGATCGAGAAGGCCATCACCAGTGAGCTGCCGGGTCTTCTAAGCAGCATCAACCCAGGCAAGGCCCCCCCCGGCCTGTCCTCCTGCGAGGCCACTGGATGCGGAGACAAGCCTAAGAACCGCTATCGGAAAAACTGA